The proteins below come from a single Cololabis saira isolate AMF1-May2022 chromosome 2, fColSai1.1, whole genome shotgun sequence genomic window:
- the LOC133418971 gene encoding uncharacterized protein LOC133418971: KSVKNLGVIFDSELTFIPHITNITKICFYHLKNIARVRPFLSQASTAVLMHAFISCRLDYCNALLSGLPKKSIKNLQLLQNSAARVLTRTRGREHITPVLKSLHWLPVRFRIDFKVLLLVFKCLNGLGPSYLSALLLPYRPSRTLRSSGAGLLTIPKVRTRTHGEAAFSFYGPRLWNSLPENLRAAETVDVFKKRLKSHLFNQAFKMSTITRQCLQLHRAL, encoded by the coding sequence aaatcagttaaaaatctgggcgtgatttttgactctgagctcacttttattcctcaTATTacaaacataacaaagatctgtttttaccatcttaagaacatagccagagtccgcccgtttctctctcaggctagtacggcggtgctgatgcatgcttttatctcatgtcgtttagattattgtaatgccctgctctctggtcttcctaaaaagagtattaagaacctacaattattacagaattcagccgcacgcgtgctgacgaggaccagagggcgggagcacattacacctgttttaaaatcgctgcattggctccccgtgcgcttcaggatcgattttaaggttcttttactggtttttaagtgtcttaatggtcttgggccttcttatttgtctgcactacttttaccctatcgaccctcacggaccctgaggtcctccggtgctggccttttaaccataccaaaagttagaactaggacacacggggaggcggcattcagtttttatggtccccgattgtggaacagcctcccggagaacctcagggccgcagagactgttgatgtttttaaaaagaggctcaagtcccatctctttaatcaggcttttaa